A stretch of DNA from Mycolicibacterium celeriflavum:
CCGCGATCACCTGGTCGGCATGCAGCGCGATGTCGGTACCGCCCGCGACACAATAGCCGTGGATCTTGACGACCGTCGGCTTGTCGCAGTGCATCAGGCTGGAGAAGCCGCGAACGAACCGGCTCATCATCTGATAATCGATCATTGGATCCCACGGCTGATCCGGAAGGTGGTTGACGGCCTGCGTCTTCCCCGACAGCACGGTGTCGCGGTACGGGTTGCCGCCACCGGCCGACGACGAGCCCTCGGCATAGGCCGACAGGTCGAAACCCGCGCAGAACCCCTCGCCGCGACCGGAAACCAGGATCACGTGCACGTTCGGGTCGAGGTCGGCCCGTTCGACAAGCGCCGACAGTTCCAGCGGCGTGTCCGCGACGATCGCGTTGCCCTTCTCCGGGCGGTTGAACGTGATGCGGGCAACCCGGTCGGTGACCTCGTAGGTCATCGTCTTGAGGTTGTCGAAGTCGACCGGCCTGATCGCGTGCGTCATCCCTTCACCAGGGCGCGTTCGATGATCGGCGCGAGATCCAGTCCGGTGGGCAGGGTTCCGAACGCACCGCCCCACGCGCCGCCCATCCGGGTGGCCAGGAACGCCTCGGCGACAGCGGGATGCCCATGGCGTACCAGCAACGACCCCTGCAGCGCGAGGCTGATGTCCTCGGCGACCTTGCGGCCGCGGTACTGGATGGTCTCGAGGTCGCCCAGCGCGGGCCGCAGCGCATCGACGTGGGCGTCCAGGCGGGGATCGGAGCCAGCGGTGACGGCGAGCTCGTCGAACAGCACGTCGATGCACTCCGGCCGAGTAGCCATGGCGCGCAACGTATCCAGCGCGCTGACGTTGCCCGAGCCCTCCCAGATGCCCATCAGCGGTGCCTCCCGGTAAAGCCGCGCCATACCGAAGTCCTCGACGTAGCCGTTGCCGCCCAGGCACTCCATCGCTTCGGCGGCGTGCGGGGTGGCGCGCTTGCACACCCAGTACTTGCTGGCCGCCAACCCGATTCGGCGCAGCAGCGTCTCGCGGGCATCGCCGCGCACCGCGGCATCGGTCGCGCCGGCCATGCGCATCGCGACGATCGTCGCCGCCTCGGCCTCGACGGCGAGGTCGGCGAGCACGTTGCGCATCAGCGGCTGGTCGATGAGGTACTCGCCGAACGCCTTTCGGTGCTGCGCGTGGTGGATCGCGCGAGCCAGGCCGCTACGCATGCTCGTTGCGCTGCCCAGCGTGCAATCCAGCCGGGTGAGGTTGACCATTTCGATGATGGTCGGCACGCCGCGGCCCTCTTCGCCGACGAGCCACGCTAGCGCGCCGTCGTACTCCACCTCAGACGATGCGTTGGCGTGGTTGCCGAGCTTGTCCTTCAGCCGCTGCAGGAGCATTCGGTTGCGGCTGCCGTCAGGCAGCACCCTCGGGAGCAGGAAGCACGACAGCCCGCCCGGC
This window harbors:
- a CDS encoding crotonase/enoyl-CoA hydratase family protein; protein product: MTHAIRPVDFDNLKTMTYEVTDRVARITFNRPEKGNAIVADTPLELSALVERADLDPNVHVILVSGRGEGFCAGFDLSAYAEGSSSAGGGNPYRDTVLSGKTQAVNHLPDQPWDPMIDYQMMSRFVRGFSSLMHCDKPTVVKIHGYCVAGGTDIALHADQVIAAADAKIGYPPTRVWGVPAAGMWAHRLGDQRAKRLLLTGDSITGAQASEWGLAVEAPSPEDLDERTERLVERIARVPINQLIMVKLAMNSALYNQGTANSAMISTVFDGIARHTPEGHAFVAQSREHGFREAVRQRDEPFGDHGRKASGV
- a CDS encoding acyl-CoA dehydrogenase family protein produces the protein MPDTHVVTNQVSPLEDYNPATSPVLTEALIREGGEWGLDEVTELGALSGSRQAQRWGELADRNQPILRTHDRYGHRVDEVEYDPAYHSLMTVAVGHGLHAAPWADDRPGAHVVRAAKTSVWTPEPGHMCPISMTYAVVPALRHNPELASVYEPLLVSREYDPELKVPSTKAGITAGMSMTEKQGGSDVRAGTTEATPNGDGSYSLRGHKWFTSAPMSDIFLVLAQAPGGLSCFLLPRVLPDGSRNRMLLQRLKDKLGNHANASSEVEYDGALAWLVGEEGRGVPTIIEMVNLTRLDCTLGSATSMRSGLARAIHHAQHRKAFGEYLIDQPLMRNVLADLAVEAEAATIVAMRMAGATDAAVRGDARETLLRRIGLAASKYWVCKRATPHAAEAMECLGGNGYVEDFGMARLYREAPLMGIWEGSGNVSALDTLRAMATRPECIDVLFDELAVTAGSDPRLDAHVDALRPALGDLETIQYRGRKVAEDISLALQGSLLVRHGHPAVAEAFLATRMGGAWGGAFGTLPTGLDLAPIIERALVKG